One Amaranthus tricolor cultivar Red isolate AtriRed21 chromosome 1, ASM2621246v1, whole genome shotgun sequence DNA window includes the following coding sequences:
- the LOC130797715 gene encoding isocitrate dehydrogenase [NAD] regulatory subunit 1, mitochondrial-like: protein MPRPRDGRTRKVTLIPGDGIGPLLTGAVERVMEAMHAPITFEKYEVKGDMHKIPDGVMESIKQNKVCIKGGLMTPVGGGVSSLNVYLRKEFDLFASLVHCFNMEGLPTRHKDVDIVVIRENTEGEYAGLEHEVVPGVVESVKVLLTKFNSECIAKYAFEYAYLNNRKRVTAVHKANIMKLADGLFLESCREMAAHYPTIDYSEIIVDNCCMQLVSKPEQFDVMVTPNLYGNLVSNVAAGIAGGTGVMPGGLFYLN, encoded by the exons ATGCCCCGTCCCCGCGACGGAAGAACACGAAAAGTGACGCTAATTCCAGGCGACGGAATCGGTCCATTGTTAACAGGGGCAGTAGAACGTGTTATGGAAGCCATGCATGCACCAATTACATTTGAAAAATACGAGGTAAAAGGAGATATGCATAAAATTCCAGATGGGGTAATGGAATCAATAAAGCAAAATAAGGTTTGTATTAAAGGTGGATTGATGACACCTGTGGGTGGTGGTGTTAGTTCTTTGAATGTGTATTTGAGGAAGGAATTTGATCTATTTGCTTCTTTGGTACATTGTTTTAATATGGAAGGACTTCCTACCCGTCATAAGGATGTTGATATTGTTGTTATAAGGGAGAATACTGAAGGTGAATATGCTGGTTTGGAACATGAGGTTGTTCCTGGTGTTGTTGAGAGTGTTAAggtattatt AACAAAGTTCAATTCAGAATGTATTGCAAAATATGCATTTGAATATGCTTACTTGAACAACAGAAAGAGAGTTACTGCTGTGCATAAAGCCAACATCATGAAACTTGCGGATGGTCTTTTCTTAGAATCTTGCCGGGAGATGGCAGcacactatcctaccatcgactATAGCGAGATTATTGTCGACAACTGCTGCATGCAGCTCGTGTCTAAACCCGAACAGTTCGATGTGATG GTTACTCCTAATCTTTATGGTAATTTAGTGTCAAATGTTGCTGCTGGTATTGCCGGAGGAACTGGTGTCATGCCAGGGGGTCTTTTCtaccttaactaa